In Leptolyngbya sp. O-77, the genomic window TAGCGGCTGACGCGGCGCGGTGTGAGCTGTCCTGCTGCCTCGACCTGGGGAATGTCCGTGCGGATGAGCGCCAGGGCACCGGGCGGAAACACGGTCTTGTCGGTGGCGATCGCCCGCTCAGCGGTGACGGGCACATTCAGCGACCCCAGCGGTGGCGCACTGGCCGTTTCTCGGAAAAACACAAATCGGTTATTGCGCGGAATGTAGATATCTAGCTCCGCTGGGTTGCGCCGAAAATAATCCAGCACCACGGGCAGGCTCAGCCCCGCTTCGGGCACTTTGCCGTCGTTAATCAACTCTCGCCCCAGGCTGGTGTAGGCATAGTCCGTGCGGCCGGCGTAGCCAATGCTGAGGGTCGTGCCGTCAGTGAGTTGCAGCCGCGCCGACCCCTGCACCTGGATCAAAAACGCTTCTAGGCGATCGCGCAACCAGGCAATTTCCAGCCCCCGCAGCGGCCCGACCGCCCCCTGCAAGCCGTCGATTCCCTCTAACTGGGCGCGGGTGGGGTGGGGCTTGGGCCAGCGGTCGAGGTCGGGCGGCAGGCGATAGACGGGATAGCGAAACTCGGCAGTGGGGCGGCGGCTGGCGGTGTAGGTCGGCTCGAAATATCCGGTGAAATCGACCGTGCCCTGGCCGTCGCGCCCGATGGATTGATACAGCGAAAACTCCCGCAGCACCGCCGTCCGCAATTCTTCGGCAGAACGGGTGGATTGCAACAACTGGCGAAACCGCACCAGGCTGCGCCGGACGCGATCGCGCGTGAACTCTGGCACAGCAACGGTGCGATAGGCTTCGGCCGCGGCAGGCGTGTTCAAATACCGCAGCGAATAGTCAATGGCGCGAATCATCGCCGGGCGATCGCCCCCAAATCGCCGCAGTTGCTCATCCAGCGTCGCTGCCGCCTCTAGCTGCGCCGCTTCCACCCGCCGCAGCGGCACGGTCTGCGCCGCCGCCAGTTCCCCGCCGCCCAGCCACAGTCCCAACGTCAGCGCTCCACCCGCGATCAGGTTTCTCCAAAACCGGGGGCGATCGCCCCGCTGCCGCTCCACCACCAACCGTTCCATCACTATCCCACCCAACTCCAGCGCAACGTCCAGCCTAAAGCGGGTCACAAGACCCAACCTTTAGACCAATTATGACCCCCTATTTATAACGTCAAACCTAAACACAAGGTTCCACCCGCCCCTCACCCCCAATCCCTAACCCCTGAAACCGAATCCCCAACCTTGGGCATAATGGAGGGTGCTGATGCAGAGAGCTATGGCATGACTTCAGAGCCGTTTTTGACGATTGATGATCAGCCGATCACCGTATCCCAGGTGTTTCGCTACTTGCAGGCGGGGGGCAAGCTCGACGGGTTCATTGGTGAAATCGTGCGGCAGTACGTCATCGAGCGATCGCTCACCCAGGAACCCGACCTCCAGCCCAGCCCCGCCGTGTTGGAACAGGCCGTCGTCGATTTTCGGCTCAGCAATAAGCTGACGGATGCCCAAGTCTTCCAGCAGTGGCTCAGCACCAACGGGCTAACCTACGAAGCCTTTCACGAGCGCATTGCGATTGGCTTCCGCATGGACAAGCTGCGGCAAAACGTGACGGAGCCGAAGCTCCAGGAATATTTCATCGAGCGCAAGATGTTTCTGGATCGCGTGGTGCTGTCGCGCATTATTGTAGACAGCAAAGATCTGGCAGAAGAACTGCGCCTGCAACTCTCGGAGGGAGCCAGCTTTGAGCAACTGGCGCGGGAGCATTCGCTGCTGGAAGACCGCGTGATGAATGGCATGATGGGGCCCGTCAGTCGGGGCAGTATGCCGGATCTGCTGCGGGCGGCGATCGACCTGGCAGAAGCGGGGCAGATCGTGGGCCCGCTTGAGATAGAAGGGCGCTGGGCGCTGTTTCGCGTGGAGGAGCATCTGCCCGCCTCGCTGGAAAATCCCCAGGTGCGCCAAACGCTGCAAAATGAGCTATTTGACCAGTGGATCGCCGAAAAAGTTCAAACCCTGCCCATTAAAATTCAAATTGAAGAATAATGCCCCAAGACCTCCTCGCCAGCATTCCCTGGGATGCCCCTCCCCTGTGCTGGCTCAATGCAGATCAGCAAATCTCTGTCAAAAACCAGGCCGTCGTTCGCTCTTATAAACTGGGCGAGGTGATCTGGTCGGCCGATGCGC contains:
- a CDS encoding peptidylprolyl isomerase, translated to MEGADAESYGMTSEPFLTIDDQPITVSQVFRYLQAGGKLDGFIGEIVRQYVIERSLTQEPDLQPSPAVLEQAVVDFRLSNKLTDAQVFQQWLSTNGLTYEAFHERIAIGFRMDKLRQNVTEPKLQEYFIERKMFLDRVVLSRIIVDSKDLAEELRLQLSEGASFEQLAREHSLLEDRVMNGMMGPVSRGSMPDLLRAAIDLAEAGQIVGPLEIEGRWALFRVEEHLPASLENPQVRQTLQNELFDQWIAEKVQTLPIKIQIEE
- a CDS encoding murein transglycosylase A, translating into MTRFRLDVALELGGIVMERLVVERQRGDRPRFWRNLIAGGALTLGLWLGGGELAAAQTVPLRRVEAAQLEAAATLDEQLRRFGGDRPAMIRAIDYSLRYLNTPAAAEAYRTVAVPEFTRDRVRRSLVRFRQLLQSTRSAEELRTAVLREFSLYQSIGRDGQGTVDFTGYFEPTYTASRRPTAEFRYPVYRLPPDLDRWPKPHPTRAQLEGIDGLQGAVGPLRGLEIAWLRDRLEAFLIQVQGSARLQLTDGTTLSIGYAGRTDYAYTSLGRELINDGKVPEAGLSLPVVLDYFRRNPAELDIYIPRNNRFVFFRETASAPPLGSLNVPVTAERAIATDKTVFPPGALALIRTDIPQVEAAGQLTPRRVSRYVLDQDTGGAIRGPGRVDIYMGSGQRAGDRAGLINHPGQLYYLLLNE